One window of the Acinetobacter equi genome contains the following:
- a CDS encoding SDR family oxidoreductase: MRLRNKTCVITAAAQGIGRATALAFAKEGAKVIATDINLDLLNELQSEEENIVIEYLDVTDSKQIQVFAEKYKTVDVLFNCAGWVPAGTILECDENQWKRAFQINVDSMYDMIRAFLPSMLEHKKGSIINMSSAASSIKGVPNRFSYSVTKAAVLGMTKAIAADYITQGIRCNAICPGTVESPSLHQRIEAQAKEQNKTVDEVYQQFVARQPMGRVGKAEEIAALALYLASDESAFTTGTINMIDGGWSN; the protein is encoded by the coding sequence ATGAGATTACGAAATAAAACTTGTGTAATCACTGCCGCAGCTCAGGGAATTGGTCGGGCCACTGCTTTAGCATTTGCTAAAGAGGGTGCAAAAGTGATTGCGACAGATATTAATCTTGATTTACTTAACGAATTACAAAGCGAAGAAGAAAATATTGTCATTGAATATTTAGATGTAACAGACTCAAAGCAAATACAAGTTTTTGCAGAAAAATATAAAACGGTTGATGTGTTATTTAACTGTGCAGGCTGGGTTCCTGCTGGAACAATTTTAGAGTGTGATGAAAATCAATGGAAAAGAGCATTCCAAATTAATGTTGACTCAATGTATGACATGATTCGAGCTTTTTTACCGTCAATGTTAGAGCATAAAAAAGGCTCAATTATTAATATGTCTTCGGCTGCATCAAGTATAAAAGGTGTACCAAATCGTTTTTCTTATAGTGTGACAAAAGCTGCTGTATTGGGTATGACTAAAGCAATTGCGGCTGATTATATTACTCAAGGTATTCGTTGTAATGCGATTTGCCCAGGAACAGTTGAGTCACCGTCGTTACATCAACGCATTGAAGCTCAGGCAAAAGAACAAAATAAAACAGTAGATGAGGTTTATCAGCAATTTGTTGCACGTCAACCCATGGGGCGTGTAGGTAAAGCTGAAGAAATTGCAGCTTTAGCTTTATATCTTGCAAGTGATGAATCGGCATTTACGACAGGTACGATCAATATGATTGATGGTGGTTGGTCAAATTAA
- a CDS encoding fumarylacetoacetate hydrolase family protein — protein sequence MKLLRFGQKGQEKPGILDQDGKIRDLSSIVSDINGETLAHHLEKIRQIDLQQLPIVFDQVRLGACVGNIGKFICIGLNYSDHAAETGVEVPAEPVVFNKWTSAVVGPNDDVEIPKNSQKTDWEVELGVVIGKDGRYISKDDAMDYVAGYCVINDISERAFQLEGTGTWDKGKGCDTFGPIGPWLVTKDEIENPHQLHIWLEVDGHRYQDGNTNTMIFDIPTIVSYLSQHMSLQAGDVISTGTPPGVGLGQKPPVYLKAGQTMRLGIEGLSEQQQKVINAQ from the coding sequence ATGAAATTATTACGCTTTGGTCAAAAAGGGCAGGAAAAACCAGGTATTTTAGATCAAGATGGAAAAATACGTGATTTATCATCTATTGTTTCAGATATTAATGGTGAAACGCTCGCTCATCATTTAGAAAAAATTCGCCAAATAGATCTTCAACAATTACCTATTGTTTTTGATCAAGTACGTTTAGGTGCTTGTGTTGGAAATATTGGTAAATTTATTTGTATTGGATTGAATTATTCTGACCATGCTGCTGAAACAGGTGTGGAAGTTCCCGCAGAGCCAGTTGTTTTTAATAAATGGACCAGTGCAGTGGTTGGACCAAATGATGATGTGGAAATTCCTAAAAATTCTCAAAAAACAGATTGGGAAGTTGAGTTAGGTGTTGTCATTGGTAAAGATGGTCGCTATATCAGTAAAGACGATGCGATGGATTATGTTGCTGGTTATTGCGTCATTAATGATATTTCTGAACGTGCTTTCCAATTAGAAGGAACAGGAACTTGGGATAAAGGCAAGGGGTGTGACACTTTTGGTCCAATAGGACCTTGGTTAGTGACGAAAGATGAAATTGAAAATCCGCACCAATTACATATTTGGTTAGAGGTTGATGGACATCGTTATCAAGATGGTAATACCAATACGATGATTTTTGATATCCCAACCATTGTGAGCTATTTAAGTCAGCATATGAGTTTACAAGCAGGTGATGTGATTTCAACAGGGACACCACCAGGAGTCGGTTTAGGACAAAAGCCACCTGTATATTTAAAAGCTGGGCAAACCATGCGTTTAGGTATTGAAGGATTGAGTGAGCAACAGCAAAAAGTGATTAATGCTCAATAA
- a CDS encoding L-fuconate dehydratase gives MLKITDLEVLDIRFPTSQQLDGSDAMNPDPDYSAAYVILKTENEELAGHGLTFTIGRGNEICCAAIEAMRHLVIGLDIEEIKKDPAQMWRHLTSDSQLRWIGPDKGAMHLATGAVVNAIWDLWAKSEAKPVWKLVADMTAEQLVACIDFRYLTDCITPEEALALLKKNEAGKKLREQTLLQEGYPCYTTSAGWLGYSDEKLARLCQEAVDEGFNYIKLKVGRDVEEDKRRVKIAREIIGSNRQLMIDANQIWERDQAIDWVKELAFAKPWFIEEPTSPDDIEAHRAIRMAIQPIQVATGEMCQNRIMFKQFIMREAIDIVQIDACRMGGINEVLSVLLMAAKYKLKVCPHAGGVGLCEYVQHLSMIDYLWFSASKEDRVTEYVDHLHEHFIEPCVIQNAAYMPPKLPGFSIEMKESSIQEYLFREK, from the coding sequence ATGCTTAAAATTACAGATTTAGAAGTATTAGATATTCGGTTTCCAACATCGCAGCAATTAGATGGTTCAGATGCAATGAATCCTGATCCAGATTATTCAGCTGCATATGTAATTTTAAAAACAGAAAATGAAGAATTAGCTGGACATGGTTTAACTTTTACCATTGGACGTGGTAATGAAATTTGCTGTGCTGCAATTGAAGCCATGCGTCATTTAGTTATCGGTTTAGATATTGAAGAAATTAAAAAAGACCCTGCACAAATGTGGCGTCATTTAACTTCTGATAGTCAGCTCCGTTGGATTGGACCAGATAAAGGTGCAATGCACTTAGCAACAGGCGCAGTTGTCAATGCAATTTGGGATTTATGGGCAAAGAGTGAAGCTAAGCCTGTTTGGAAACTCGTTGCTGATATGACAGCAGAACAATTGGTTGCATGTATTGATTTTAGATATCTAACCGATTGTATTACACCTGAAGAAGCTTTGGCATTATTGAAAAAGAATGAGGCAGGTAAAAAACTTCGTGAACAAACATTACTTCAAGAAGGTTATCCTTGTTATACAACGTCTGCTGGTTGGCTAGGGTATAGTGATGAAAAATTAGCACGCTTATGTCAAGAAGCAGTAGATGAAGGCTTTAATTATATTAAGTTAAAAGTTGGGCGTGATGTTGAAGAAGATAAACGCCGCGTCAAAATTGCTCGTGAAATTATTGGATCAAATCGTCAGTTAATGATTGATGCCAATCAAATTTGGGAGCGTGATCAAGCAATTGATTGGGTCAAAGAATTAGCTTTTGCAAAACCATGGTTTATTGAAGAACCAACATCTCCAGATGATATTGAAGCCCATCGTGCAATTCGTATGGCAATTCAACCTATCCAAGTTGCGACAGGTGAAATGTGTCAAAACCGTATTATGTTCAAGCAATTTATTATGCGAGAAGCCATTGATATTGTACAAATTGATGCATGTCGTATGGGCGGAATCAACGAAGTTCTTTCTGTTTTACTCATGGCGGCAAAATATAAGCTCAAAGTCTGCCCACATGCTGGTGGTGTAGGATTATGTGAATATGTTCAGCATTTGTCTATGATTGATTATTTATGGTTCTCTGCATCAAAAGAAGATAGAGTGACCGAATATGTAGATCATTTACATGAACATTTTATTGAACCATGTGTTATTCAAAATGCAGCATATATGCCACCAAAATTACCTGGTTTTTCAATAGAAATGAAAGAATCTTCAATTCAAGAATATTTATTTCGTGAAAAATAA
- a CDS encoding MFS transporter: protein MQNTQEMMSSGHTELTQIIRKIKIRILPLIVLMFALAMLDRSNIGFVKHYIEVDVGISATAYALGAGIFFIGYALFEIPSNMILHRVGAKVWLSRIMITWGLVSIAMIFVRDSTSFYILRFLLGAAEAGFSPGVILFLTYWFPKAFRGQAYGWYYLGVPIALMLGGPFSGWLLESNYTFGFKNWQWMFIVQGVLTVIVGLIAFFMLVSQPSDAKWLSTREKQMLKQAFAQDMPETQRVDSNKPQKVFSDWMVWRFVFIYFAIQLSVYGVLFFLPTKLAELLHTQVGIEVGFYSAIPWVFTLFLLPLITRIADKKQNWNFMAIIMLSCAVIGIGLSTQMTHIFPFIFTISLAVVGFIVVQPLFWNLPTQYLTGRAAAIGTALIGSMGNLGGFVAPNLKNWMDRVWQNDMAGLVTLAVVGFIGVILLVILNRKRKDESKMTVINRVASSVKH from the coding sequence ATGCAAAATACTCAGGAAATGATGTCTTCAGGGCATACAGAATTAACTCAAATTATTCGTAAAATTAAGATTCGTATATTGCCATTGATTGTTTTAATGTTTGCTTTGGCAATGTTAGATCGTTCAAATATTGGTTTTGTAAAACACTATATTGAAGTTGATGTTGGAATCAGTGCCACGGCATATGCTTTGGGCGCTGGAATATTCTTTATTGGATATGCCTTATTTGAAATCCCAAGTAATATGATTTTGCATAGAGTTGGTGCTAAAGTTTGGCTGAGCCGAATCATGATTACATGGGGGCTTGTTTCCATTGCAATGATCTTTGTTCGGGACTCGACAAGTTTCTATATTCTTAGATTTTTATTAGGTGCAGCAGAAGCAGGGTTTTCACCAGGTGTTATTTTATTTTTAACATATTGGTTTCCAAAAGCATTTAGAGGGCAAGCATATGGTTGGTATTACTTAGGTGTACCAATTGCTTTAATGCTTGGAGGACCATTTTCTGGATGGTTATTAGAATCAAATTACACATTTGGTTTTAAAAATTGGCAATGGATGTTCATTGTCCAAGGTGTATTGACAGTGATCGTTGGGCTTATTGCATTTTTTATGTTGGTGAGTCAGCCAAGTGATGCAAAATGGTTGAGTACAAGAGAAAAGCAAATGTTAAAGCAAGCATTTGCACAAGATATGCCTGAGACACAACGTGTTGATAGTAATAAACCACAAAAAGTATTTTCTGATTGGATGGTTTGGCGGTTTGTTTTTATTTATTTTGCCATTCAATTAAGTGTGTATGGCGTACTTTTTTTCTTACCAACAAAACTTGCAGAATTATTACATACACAAGTTGGAATAGAGGTTGGATTTTATAGTGCTATTCCATGGGTATTTACTTTATTTTTACTTCCATTAATTACGAGAATTGCAGATAAAAAGCAAAACTGGAATTTTATGGCAATTATTATGTTGTCATGTGCAGTCATTGGAATTGGTTTATCGACTCAAATGACTCATATTTTTCCATTTATTTTTACTATTAGTTTAGCTGTTGTTGGTTTTATTGTCGTTCAGCCCTTATTTTGGAATTTACCAACACAATATTTGACAGGACGTGCAGCCGCAATTGGTACAGCTTTAATTGGTTCAATGGGAAATTTAGGTGGATTTGTTGCACCAAATTTAAAAAATTGGATGGATCGAGTTTGGCAAAACGATATGGCAGGATTGGTAACACTTGCTGTGGTTGGTTTTATTGGTGTTATTTTATTGGTGATTTTAAATCGTAAACGTAAAGATGAAAGTAAAATGACAGTGATAAATAGAGTTGCTTCATCAGTTAAGCATTAG
- a CDS encoding DUF805 domain-containing protein — protein MKGTILNYSTQNQTGEILSEEQLQYTFSITDWFETVQPTIGTTVNFELDANGLVTKITAITQPVFTNVSNTPLQKQQHNEEDNYNMFNWFVKCLKNYANFKDRARRKEYWLFTLVYSLISLGLLIIEIILWSYPIITILFILAMIIPSYSVLARRLHDINKSGWAMFISMIPIVGGIILLVWLCTETKNEDNQWGKPAK, from the coding sequence ATGAAAGGTACTATTTTAAATTACTCTACCCAAAATCAAACTGGTGAAATTTTATCTGAAGAACAACTACAGTATACTTTTTCAATTACAGATTGGTTTGAGACAGTTCAACCCACCATTGGTACAACGGTTAATTTTGAATTAGATGCAAATGGCTTAGTCACAAAAATTACTGCTATTACTCAACCAGTATTCACTAATGTTTCAAATACTCCTCTTCAAAAGCAGCAACATAATGAAGAAGATAATTACAACATGTTTAATTGGTTCGTAAAATGCTTAAAAAACTATGCTAATTTTAAAGATCGTGCTCGCCGTAAAGAGTATTGGCTTTTTACTTTAGTTTATTCATTAATCTCTTTAGGATTACTTATTATTGAAATAATATTATGGTCTTATCCAATTATAACTATTTTATTTATACTCGCAATGATCATACCGAGTTATTCTGTTTTAGCACGTCGCTTGCATGATATTAATAAATCTGGCTGGGCTATGTTCATTTCAATGATCCCTATTGTTGGCGGTATTATTTTACTTGTTTGGTTATGCACAGAAACAAAAAATGAAGATAACCAATGGGGTAAACCAGCTAAATAA
- a CDS encoding hydroxymethylpyrimidine/phosphomethylpyrimidine kinase — protein sequence MRPTVICFSGLDPSGGAGLQADIEAIGQSGAHAAIACTALTIQNSQQVFGFEATSKELLLAQANAVVGDLPIKCVKSGMLGTTDNIAALAEFLAQHPEYLYVLDPVLVANSGGSLGNQETLVKAFAQLIPFATVITPNTVELRALTGENDLDLATQKLFAMGAKAVLVKGGHEDTPEYIRNALYIQNELVSETRCPRLDGEYHGSGCSLASFIAGRLALGDDLKVAVHHSETWLFGVLKNAESPVTNGQKIPKRF from the coding sequence GTGCGTCCTACTGTCATTTGTTTTTCAGGATTAGATCCATCTGGTGGAGCAGGTCTACAAGCCGATATTGAAGCCATTGGACAAAGTGGTGCTCATGCTGCTATTGCATGTACAGCATTAACGATTCAAAACTCTCAACAAGTTTTTGGTTTTGAGGCGACCTCAAAAGAATTACTACTTGCTCAAGCGAATGCCGTCGTTGGTGATCTTCCAATCAAATGTGTTAAATCTGGCATGTTAGGTACAACCGATAATATTGCAGCATTAGCAGAATTTTTAGCTCAACATCCAGAATATCTTTATGTACTTGATCCAGTCTTGGTTGCTAATAGTGGCGGCTCATTAGGAAATCAAGAAACATTAGTCAAAGCATTTGCGCAGCTTATTCCATTTGCGACAGTAATTACGCCCAATACTGTAGAGCTTCGTGCTTTAACAGGTGAAAATGACCTAGATTTAGCAACACAAAAACTCTTTGCAATGGGAGCGAAAGCAGTCTTAGTAAAAGGTGGTCATGAAGATACGCCTGAATATATTCGTAATGCCTTATATATTCAAAATGAATTAGTTTCTGAAACGCGATGTCCACGTTTAGATGGTGAATACCATGGTTCAGGCTGTTCATTAGCAAGTTTTATTGCTGGGCGTTTGGCATTAGGTGATGATTTAAAAGTTGCCGTACATCATTCTGAAACATGGTTATTTGGTGTGCTTAAAAATGCTGAATCACCTGTAACCAATGGTCAAAAAATCCCGAAGCGTTTTTAA
- a CDS encoding HAD-IA family hydrolase, with protein sequence MIKNILLDLDGTLTDPKVGITTSARYGLDKIGYPVDDSTNLDWIIGPPLKASLAKILNVDLSDDLAEQALLGYRERFSAIGLYENEVYPTVVETLEKLKEKKYQLFLATAKPTIYAKQILEHFNLAHYFNEIYGSELSGERTNKGDLITYILEQENLKPEECIMVGDREYDILGARKNAIETIAVEYGYGSLDELTQANPKVRIQQFSDLLQYL encoded by the coding sequence GTGATTAAAAATATCTTATTAGATTTAGACGGAACATTGACTGATCCGAAAGTGGGCATTACTACATCGGCACGTTATGGCTTAGACAAAATAGGATATCCAGTTGATGACAGTACTAATTTAGATTGGATTATTGGTCCACCATTGAAAGCATCTTTAGCAAAAATTTTAAATGTAGATTTGAGTGATGATTTAGCAGAACAAGCATTATTAGGCTATCGCGAACGTTTTTCAGCGATTGGTTTATATGAAAATGAAGTTTATCCCACAGTCGTGGAAACCTTGGAAAAGTTAAAAGAAAAAAAATATCAGTTATTTCTTGCGACAGCTAAACCAACAATTTATGCCAAACAAATTTTGGAGCATTTTAATTTAGCACACTATTTTAATGAAATTTACGGTAGTGAATTAAGTGGTGAGCGGACGAATAAAGGGGATTTAATTACCTATATACTTGAGCAAGAAAATTTAAAACCTGAAGAATGTATTATGGTTGGAGATCGTGAGTACGATATTTTAGGTGCTCGAAAAAATGCGATTGAAACGATTGCAGTTGAATATGGATATGGCTCTTTAGATGAGTTAACGCAGGCGAATCCAAAAGTTAGAATTCAGCAATTTTCTGACTTACTTCAATATCTGTAA
- a CDS encoding Lrp/AsnC ligand binding domain-containing protein, with product MRKLDRIDRMILDILQKNGRIAISELAAKVNLSTTPCSERVKRLERDGIIMGYYARLNPNLVEKSLLVFLEIKLSAKSGDVFDQVAKDLVEIPEVLECHLISGEFDYLVKARLKEMSAYRRLLGDLLKKLPSSASSHSYIVMEEVKETLYLDIE from the coding sequence ATGCGTAAGCTAGATCGTATTGATCGCATGATTTTAGATATCTTGCAAAAAAATGGTCGTATTGCCATTAGTGAACTTGCAGCCAAAGTTAATCTGTCCACAACGCCTTGTTCAGAACGTGTAAAACGCTTAGAACGTGATGGAATTATTATGGGATATTACGCTCGTTTAAATCCCAATCTTGTTGAAAAAAGCTTATTGGTTTTTTTAGAAATTAAATTGTCCGCAAAATCTGGAGATGTTTTTGATCAGGTTGCAAAAGATTTAGTCGAAATTCCTGAAGTTTTAGAATGCCATCTTATTTCTGGCGAGTTTGATTATTTAGTCAAAGCGCGTTTAAAGGAAATGAGCGCTTATCGTAGATTATTAGGAGATTTATTAAAGAAACTTCCCTCTTCTGCTTCATCACATAGTTATATTGTGATGGAAGAAGTCAAAGAAACGCTATATTTAGATATTGAGTGA
- a CDS encoding D-amino acid dehydrogenase gives MRVIVLGSGVIGVASAYYLAQQGAEVTVLDRQAGPAEETSFGNAGQISPGYSTPWAAPGIPFKAVKWMFQHHAPLAMNIDGSLWQLQWIAQMLKNCDASHYAINKERMVRVAEYSRDCLRNLREEIGISYENRAKGTLQVFRNEAQLDAVQRDIEVLRETGVDFALLDRDGLGQVEPALAEVKDKLVGGLHLPNDETGDCYLFTNALAEHAKKMGVSFKFNQNVEKLVIEGNEIKGVISNGELLQADRYVLAFGSYSRDFLKPLDLNLPVYPVKGYSLTIPIVDPSHAPQSTVLDETYKIAITRFDERIRVGGMAELSGFNLGLNEDRRGTLEMVTQDLFPGGDLAQASFWTGLRPMTPDSTPIIGKTKFKNLFLNTGHGTLGWTMACGSGKLISDLVLDKSTEISTEGLSLERYDYAA, from the coding sequence ATGCGAGTGATCGTATTAGGTAGTGGTGTAATTGGGGTTGCAAGCGCCTACTATCTTGCGCAGCAAGGAGCAGAAGTAACCGTATTGGATCGTCAAGCAGGCCCCGCTGAAGAAACTAGTTTTGGTAATGCAGGTCAAATTTCCCCAGGATATTCGACTCCTTGGGCTGCACCTGGCATTCCATTTAAGGCTGTAAAGTGGATGTTTCAACATCATGCACCATTAGCGATGAATATTGATGGAAGTTTGTGGCAGTTACAGTGGATTGCTCAAATGCTAAAAAATTGTGATGCATCTCATTATGCAATTAATAAAGAGCGTATGGTGCGAGTTGCAGAATATAGCCGTGATTGCTTAAGAAATTTGCGTGAAGAAATTGGGATTTCTTATGAAAATAGAGCAAAAGGAACACTCCAAGTATTTCGTAATGAAGCACAATTAGATGCTGTTCAGCGAGATATTGAAGTACTTCGTGAAACAGGTGTGGATTTTGCCTTATTAGATCGGGATGGGCTTGGGCAAGTAGAACCTGCATTGGCTGAAGTCAAAGATAAGTTAGTTGGTGGTTTGCATTTACCAAATGATGAAACAGGCGATTGTTATCTTTTTACAAACGCTTTAGCAGAGCATGCTAAAAAAATGGGTGTTAGTTTTAAGTTTAATCAAAATGTTGAAAAGCTAGTCATTGAAGGAAATGAAATAAAAGGTGTTATTTCAAATGGGGAACTTTTACAAGCAGATCGCTATGTCTTGGCATTTGGTAGTTATTCACGAGATTTCTTAAAACCATTAGATCTGAACTTACCTGTTTATCCTGTGAAAGGATATTCTTTGACTATTCCTATTGTTGATCCAAGTCATGCACCTCAATCAACAGTATTGGATGAAACGTATAAAATTGCGATTACACGATTTGATGAACGTATTCGTGTAGGTGGAATGGCTGAACTCAGTGGATTTAATTTAGGCTTAAATGAAGATCGCCGTGGCACTTTAGAAATGGTGACACAAGATTTATTTCCAGGCGGTGATTTGGCTCAAGCGAGTTTTTGGACAGGTTTACGTCCAATGACGCCAGACAGTACACCGATTATTGGTAAAACTAAATTTAAGAATTTATTTTTAAATACAGGGCATGGCACATTAGGTTGGACTATGGCATGTGGTTCAGGGAAACTGATTAGTGATTTGGTTTTAGATAAGTCGACGGAAATATCAACGGAAGGTTTATCTTTAGAGAGATATGACTATGCGGCATAA
- a CDS encoding amino acid permease, translating into MNRTNQINDKSPPHELQRKLSNRHLQLIAIGGAIGTGLFMGSGKTIALAGPSILFIYMIIGFMFFFLMRALGEILLSNLHYKSFIDMAHDLIGPGAGYYIGWSYWLGWILVGIADLAAIINYLGFWLPEGMAFTPMGQALISAGCVIFILLINLVTVKLFGEIEFWFALIKILAIIGLIVIGAYMVFTHFQAPTGSVASFSNIWSHGGMFPKGAMGFLAGFQIAMFAFVGVELLGTMAAETKDPEKNLPKAVNAIPTRIILFYVLSLFMIMAVTPWIEIPADQSPFVSLFLHAGIPTSAIIMNLVVLSSVMSSMNSGVFSTSRMLFGLAQGGQAPKVLGLLSPRAVPAKGLYFSCAFIMVGAAFQYFVPNTIEAFTLASSLCVILFISIWALIMVCYIRYRKLKPELHDKSQFKMPGGIWMSYIVIAFLLFALVILSLEADTLKALIISPLWLIILATTYHYFYKPRVHKMNNH; encoded by the coding sequence ATGAACAGAACCAATCAAATAAATGATAAATCCCCTCCACACGAATTACAGCGTAAGCTTTCAAATAGACATCTACAATTAATCGCTATTGGTGGAGCAATTGGAACAGGGCTATTTATGGGCTCTGGTAAAACAATTGCTTTAGCTGGGCCTTCGATCTTATTTATTTATATGATCATTGGCTTTATGTTTTTCTTTTTAATGCGCGCTTTAGGTGAAATTTTACTTTCAAATTTACACTATAAATCATTCATTGATATGGCACATGATTTAATTGGTCCAGGTGCTGGTTATTATATTGGTTGGTCGTATTGGCTTGGATGGATTTTAGTTGGAATCGCTGATCTAGCCGCAATTATTAATTATTTAGGTTTTTGGCTTCCCGAAGGAATGGCATTTACGCCAATGGGGCAAGCACTTATTAGTGCGGGATGTGTCATTTTTATTTTACTTATTAATTTAGTTACGGTTAAGTTATTTGGTGAGATTGAATTTTGGTTTGCCTTGATTAAAATTTTAGCCATTATTGGGTTAATTGTTATTGGTGCTTATATGGTGTTTACACACTTTCAAGCACCTACAGGTTCAGTTGCTAGCTTTAGTAATATTTGGTCACATGGTGGTATGTTTCCAAAAGGTGCGATGGGCTTTTTAGCAGGTTTCCAAATTGCGATGTTTGCATTTGTTGGGGTTGAACTTTTAGGCACAATGGCAGCAGAAACAAAGGATCCTGAAAAGAATTTACCTAAAGCTGTAAATGCAATTCCGACACGCATTATTCTATTTTATGTTCTTTCTTTATTTATGATTATGGCCGTAACGCCATGGATTGAAATTCCTGCGGATCAAAGTCCATTTGTTAGTTTATTTTTACATGCAGGTATTCCAACTTCTGCCATTATTATGAATTTAGTGGTTTTATCTTCAGTTATGTCATCTATGAATAGTGGTGTATTTTCAACAAGTCGTATGCTCTTTGGTTTGGCTCAAGGCGGACAGGCACCAAAAGTATTAGGTTTGTTATCACCACGTGCTGTTCCTGCAAAAGGCTTATATTTTTCATGTGCTTTTATTATGGTTGGTGCGGCATTTCAATACTTTGTTCCAAATACAATTGAAGCTTTTACTTTAGCAAGTTCGTTATGTGTAATTTTATTTATTAGTATATGGGCACTGATTATGGTGTGCTACATCCGCTATCGTAAATTAAAGCCAGAATTACATGATAAATCACAATTTAAAATGCCAGGTGGTATTTGGATGTCTTATATTGTGATTGCCTTCTTGCTTTTTGCTTTGGTGATTTTAAGTCTAGAAGCAGATACCTTGAAAGCACTTATTATTAGCCCATTATGGTTAATTATTTTGGCGACAACGTACCATTATTTTTATAAGCCACGTGTACATAAAATGAATAATCATTAA
- the hemJ gene encoding protoporphyrinogen oxidase HemJ, with the protein MDIASNAFLFMKAFHIIAVVCWFAALFYLPRLFVYHAMSEDAISHQRFEVMERKLYRGIMWPSMVITLITAHFLVDWGDATQHYHQAMWFFIKVALVGLLVIYHFFCGYYRKKLIGNAHYKSHKFWRYFNEMPTVILIAVVILVVVKPIF; encoded by the coding sequence ATGGATATAGCTTCTAATGCTTTCCTCTTCATGAAAGCATTTCATATTATTGCCGTAGTTTGTTGGTTCGCTGCTTTGTTCTACCTACCACGGCTATTTGTTTACCATGCAATGAGTGAAGATGCGATTAGCCATCAACGCTTTGAAGTTATGGAACGTAAGTTATATCGCGGTATTATGTGGCCATCAATGGTGATTACATTAATTACCGCCCACTTTCTTGTGGATTGGGGCGATGCAACTCAACATTATCATCAAGCAATGTGGTTTTTCATTAAAGTTGCTTTAGTCGGTTTACTGGTGATTTACCATTTTTTCTGTGGTTATTATCGTAAAAAATTGATTGGTAATGCGCACTATAAATCACATAAGTTTTGGCGTTACTTTAATGAAATGCCAACTGTAATCTTAATTGCAGTGGTGATTTTAGTGGTTGTTAAACCTATTTTTTAA